From Nitratidesulfovibrio vulgaris str. Hildenborough, a single genomic window includes:
- a CDS encoding YbgA family protein, whose amino-acid sequence MSSNRCDDCHPAGIDDANRQPRLETAAKGGGEPAPSTANLPDAAHLPGGRIRIGISSCLLGNPVRFDGGHKFDPWVVNVLGAYLDFVPVCPEVECGMGIPREALRLVGDPSAPRLVTVKHGEDWTDRMRAWAERRVAELEGEGLCGYIFKRASPSSGMERVKVYPEFDPATGKSGGVPVQKGVGMFARAFIERFPLLPVEEEGRLNDPDLRENFIERLFVMRRWRQLLDDGLDTGGLVAFHTRHKLLMLAHSPQHYRTMGKLVAQAATYPRDELREAYQRLLMEGLRLRATPAKHVNVLQHIMGYFRKQLTPDEKQEMLEQIDLYRRALVPLVVPVTLLNHYVRKYGEKYLAGQFYLNPHPVELKLRNHV is encoded by the coding sequence ATGAGTTCAAACCGTTGTGACGACTGTCACCCCGCTGGCATCGACGACGCGAACCGTCAGCCCCGTCTCGAGACCGCCGCGAAGGGAGGCGGCGAGCCTGCCCCCTCCACCGCGAATCTGCCCGATGCGGCGCATCTGCCCGGCGGGCGCATCCGCATCGGGATAAGCTCGTGCCTGCTGGGCAATCCGGTGCGGTTCGATGGCGGACACAAGTTCGACCCGTGGGTGGTCAACGTGCTTGGAGCCTACCTCGATTTCGTGCCCGTCTGTCCCGAGGTGGAGTGCGGCATGGGTATCCCGCGCGAGGCGCTGCGCCTCGTGGGCGACCCTTCCGCGCCGCGCCTTGTCACCGTGAAGCATGGCGAGGACTGGACGGACAGGATGAGGGCGTGGGCGGAGCGCCGCGTGGCCGAACTCGAAGGCGAGGGGCTGTGCGGCTACATCTTCAAGCGCGCGTCACCGTCCAGCGGCATGGAGCGCGTGAAGGTCTACCCCGAATTCGACCCCGCCACGGGCAAGAGCGGCGGCGTGCCTGTGCAGAAGGGCGTGGGCATGTTCGCGCGTGCTTTCATCGAGCGTTTCCCGCTGCTGCCGGTGGAGGAGGAGGGCAGGCTCAACGACCCCGACCTGCGCGAGAACTTCATCGAACGTCTCTTCGTCATGCGTCGCTGGCGTCAGCTTCTCGACGACGGACTCGACACGGGCGGGCTTGTGGCCTTCCATACCCGGCACAAACTCCTCATGCTGGCCCATTCGCCGCAGCACTATCGCACCATGGGAAAGCTGGTGGCACAGGCGGCGACCTATCCCCGTGACGAACTGCGCGAGGCTTACCAGCGCCTGCTCATGGAAGGTCTGCGGCTTCGCGCGACCCCCGCCAAGCACGTCAACGTGCTGCAGCACATCATGGGGTATTTCCGCAAGCAACTGACCCCCGACGAGAAGCAGGAGATGCTGGAACAGATAGACCTCTATCGCCGCGCCCTCGTGCCGCTGGTGGTTCCCGTGACACTGCTCAATCACTATGTCCGCAAGTATGGCGAGAAGTATCTGGCAGGCCAGTTCTACCTCAACCCGCATCCGGTCGAACTCAAGCTGCGCAACCATGTGTGA
- a CDS encoding HAD family hydrolase: MTQHPASPARAVLYDFSGVLAEEGFISGLRAIAAENGLDPQAFVRAATDVCYTSGYADGLAPASAFWQGVRQVTGITHDDATLQEAVLSRFVIRPDMFADVDALREQGLTVALVSDHTDWLETLDDRHGVFHHFDHAFSSFREKRNKRTGELFDRALDVLGLAPEQTMFFDDNAGNVERAILRGIDARLFTDKPAYRADLASRLPHLRMP, encoded by the coding sequence ATGACACAGCATCCAGCCAGCCCCGCGCGGGCAGTACTCTACGATTTCAGCGGCGTACTCGCCGAAGAGGGGTTCATTTCGGGCCTGCGGGCCATCGCCGCGGAAAACGGCCTCGACCCGCAAGCCTTCGTGCGCGCCGCCACGGATGTCTGCTACACATCCGGCTACGCCGACGGGCTTGCCCCGGCATCCGCCTTCTGGCAGGGCGTGCGCCAAGTCACGGGCATCACCCACGACGACGCCACCCTTCAGGAGGCCGTGCTTTCGCGCTTCGTCATCCGGCCGGACATGTTCGCCGACGTGGACGCCTTGCGCGAACAGGGCCTCACCGTGGCCCTCGTCTCCGACCATACCGACTGGCTTGAGACCCTCGACGACCGCCATGGCGTCTTCCACCACTTCGACCACGCCTTCTCGTCATTCCGTGAGAAACGCAACAAGCGCACCGGAGAACTCTTCGACCGTGCCCTCGACGTGCTCGGACTCGCCCCGGAACAGACCATGTTCTTCGACGACAACGCAGGGAACGTCGAGCGCGCCATCCTGCGAGGCATCGACGCCCGCCTGTTCACCGACAAGCCGGCCTACCGCGCCGACCTCGCCTCGCGGCTGCCGCACCTCCGCATGCCCTGA
- a CDS encoding phosphatidylserine decarboxylase family protein, translating to MRNPSISITPEGLPAIGLCTLATLTFALIGCWVMAVIFLLLTWFCCHFFRDPERVTPTGAGLAVSPADGRVIRVEPVTDPITGEKRTCVCIFMNVFNVHVNRMPVAGTIRNIVYHPGKFFNAAWDKAATDNERCDYLIEDAEGGKWTMVQIAGLIARRIVCRVDEGDTLTRGERYGMIRFGSRVDLYLPDGYCPTVSVGEHVFAGQTIVARKSPEGA from the coding sequence ATGCGAAACCCCTCCATCAGCATCACCCCCGAAGGCCTACCCGCCATCGGTCTTTGCACCCTCGCAACCCTCACCTTCGCGCTCATCGGCTGCTGGGTGATGGCTGTCATCTTTCTGCTGCTCACGTGGTTCTGCTGCCACTTCTTCCGCGACCCTGAACGCGTCACGCCCACAGGGGCAGGTCTCGCGGTCAGCCCCGCGGACGGCCGGGTCATCCGCGTCGAACCGGTCACCGACCCCATCACGGGTGAGAAGCGCACCTGCGTGTGCATCTTCATGAACGTGTTCAACGTCCATGTGAACCGCATGCCCGTGGCGGGCACCATCCGCAACATCGTCTATCATCCCGGCAAGTTCTTCAACGCCGCGTGGGACAAGGCTGCCACCGACAACGAACGGTGCGACTACCTCATCGAGGATGCCGAAGGCGGCAAGTGGACCATGGTGCAGATAGCCGGACTCATCGCGCGGCGCATCGTCTGCCGCGTGGACGAGGGCGACACGCTGACCCGCGGCGAACGCTATGGCATGATACGCTTCGGTTCGCGGGTTGACCTTTACCTGCCGGACGGCTATTGTCCGACCGTGTCCGTCGGGGAACATGTCTTCGCGGGGCAGACCATCGTCGCCCGCAAGTCCCCTGAAGGGGCCTAG
- the pssA gene encoding CDP-diacylglycerol--serine O-phosphatidyltransferase, with amino-acid sequence MEQKTGPVHKGVYILPNLFTTASLFSGFLGLLWAASGEYEACAMAILFSALMDGLDGKVARLTNTASEFGVQYDSLCDLVAFGVAPAFLVWNWQLKQFGRLGIAVAFLLAVCGALRLARFNISTAVTSKKFFTGLPIPAAGCTLAAMVFFQPYVPEQLMHAFPAFTLGVTFVLSFLMVSRVRYASFKEYGLIKAHPFSSMVTAILLFVLVSSEPKLLGFMVFAGYLISGPVYTFIILPRRSHKLLRSLA; translated from the coding sequence ATGGAACAGAAGACCGGACCAGTACATAAGGGAGTCTACATCCTCCCCAACCTCTTCACCACGGCGAGCCTCTTCTCGGGCTTTCTGGGGCTGTTGTGGGCTGCGTCCGGTGAATACGAAGCCTGTGCCATGGCCATCCTGTTCAGCGCCCTCATGGACGGTCTCGACGGCAAGGTGGCGCGTCTCACCAACACCGCCAGCGAATTCGGCGTACAGTACGACTCGCTGTGCGACCTCGTCGCCTTCGGTGTGGCCCCCGCCTTCCTCGTCTGGAACTGGCAGCTCAAGCAATTCGGCCGCCTCGGCATCGCCGTGGCCTTTCTGCTCGCCGTGTGCGGTGCGCTTCGACTGGCGCGCTTCAACATCTCCACGGCTGTCACGTCCAAGAAGTTCTTCACGGGGCTGCCCATCCCCGCCGCAGGCTGCACGCTTGCCGCGATGGTGTTCTTCCAGCCCTACGTCCCCGAACAGCTGATGCACGCCTTCCCGGCGTTCACACTCGGCGTCACGTTCGTGCTCTCCTTCCTCATGGTGAGCCGTGTACGCTATGCCTCCTTCAAGGAATACGGGCTGATCAAGGCCCACCCGTTCAGCTCGATGGTCACCGCCATCCTGTTGTTCGTCCTTGTCTCCTCTGAACCCAAGCTCTTGGGGTTCATGGTGTTTGCGGGTTACCTGATTTCGGGCCCCGTATACACCTTCATCATTCTTCCGCGTCGCTCCCACAAGCTACTACGCAGCCTAGCATAG
- a CDS encoding 2-isopropylmalate synthase, giving the protein MAERIRIFDTTLRDGEQSPGATMNIKEKLRLAHQLQTLGVDIIEAGFPAASPGDFESVRAIAKTVKGMTVAGLCRALPADIDRAWDAVCVAESPRLHTFLATSPVHMQYKLRKTPDEVVRMVDAAVRHAAGHTSNVEFSAEDASRSDRDFLVRVFTTAIEAGATTINIPDTVGYAQPEEFGALVRYVIENTPNAHKAVFSVHCHNDLGLGVANTLAALRAGARQAEVTISGIGERAGNAALEELVMALRTRHDYFGLDTGIVTEQLYPTCRLLSMIIGQPIPANKAIVGANAFAHESGIHQDGMLKHRETYEIMTPESIGRTRTELVLGKHSGRNAVKNKLEELGYRLEEDQLNTVFDAVKQLADKKKQIHDEDVEALVLEEVYRIPDRYRLVNLSVQCSDTGMPPTAAVVMEVDGETMRHAGFGAGPIDAVFNAIAHIVGRTPQLERYSVTAITGGTDAQGEVTVRVRENGGTAVGRGSHPDIIIASARAYLNALNRLVKKEEEKEGI; this is encoded by the coding sequence ATGGCGGAACGTATCCGTATCTTCGACACTACCCTGCGTGACGGCGAGCAGTCTCCCGGCGCGACCATGAACATCAAGGAAAAGCTGCGCCTCGCCCACCAGTTGCAGACACTGGGCGTGGACATCATCGAGGCAGGTTTTCCCGCCGCCAGCCCCGGCGACTTCGAGTCGGTCCGTGCCATCGCCAAGACCGTGAAGGGCATGACCGTGGCAGGCCTCTGCCGCGCCCTCCCCGCCGACATCGACAGGGCGTGGGACGCCGTGTGCGTCGCCGAATCGCCGCGCCTGCACACCTTCCTCGCCACGTCGCCGGTGCACATGCAGTACAAGCTGCGCAAGACCCCCGACGAAGTGGTGCGCATGGTCGACGCCGCCGTGCGCCATGCCGCAGGGCACACCTCCAACGTGGAATTCTCCGCCGAAGACGCCTCGCGTTCGGACAGGGACTTCCTCGTGCGGGTGTTCACCACGGCCATCGAAGCAGGTGCCACCACCATCAACATCCCCGACACCGTGGGCTATGCCCAGCCCGAGGAGTTCGGCGCACTGGTTCGCTATGTCATCGAGAACACGCCCAATGCGCACAAGGCCGTGTTCAGCGTGCATTGCCACAACGACCTCGGCCTCGGGGTTGCCAACACCCTTGCGGCCCTGCGCGCAGGCGCACGGCAGGCAGAGGTGACCATATCCGGCATCGGCGAACGTGCGGGCAACGCGGCCCTCGAAGAACTGGTCATGGCCCTGCGCACCCGGCACGACTACTTCGGCCTCGACACGGGCATCGTCACCGAACAACTCTACCCGACCTGCCGCCTGCTCTCCATGATCATCGGTCAGCCCATTCCGGCCAACAAGGCCATCGTGGGCGCCAACGCCTTCGCGCACGAGTCCGGCATCCATCAGGACGGCATGCTCAAGCACCGCGAGACCTACGAGATCATGACCCCCGAATCCATCGGGCGCACCCGCACCGAACTGGTGCTCGGCAAGCACTCCGGGCGCAACGCGGTGAAGAACAAGCTCGAGGAACTGGGCTACCGCCTTGAAGAGGACCAGCTCAACACCGTGTTCGACGCCGTCAAGCAACTGGCCGACAAGAAGAAGCAGATTCACGACGAGGACGTCGAGGCACTGGTGCTTGAAGAGGTGTACCGCATCCCCGACCGCTACCGGCTGGTGAACCTCAGCGTACAATGTTCGGACACCGGCATGCCGCCCACGGCTGCCGTCGTCATGGAAGTGGACGGCGAGACCATGCGCCACGCCGGTTTCGGGGCAGGCCCCATCGACGCCGTGTTCAACGCCATCGCCCATATCGTGGGCCGTACACCGCAGCTTGAACGCTACTCGGTGACGGCGATTACCGGAGGTACCGACGCACAGGGCGAAGTGACCGTGCGGGTGCGCGAGAACGGCGGCACGGCCGTCGGACGCGGCAGCCACCCGGACATCATCATCGCCAGTGCGCGCGCCTACCTCAACGCACTCAACAGACTGGTCAAGAAGGAAGAAGAGAAGGAGGGCATCTAG
- a CDS encoding 3-isopropylmalate dehydratase large subunit: MAHTLAQKILQRHTDEAITDAGQIVRCRVSMVLANDITAPLAIKSFRAMGAKRVFDKDRVALVMDHFTPQKDIEAAQQVKLTREFAREMGVTHYYEGGDCGVEHALLPELGLVGPGDVVVGADSHTCTYGGLGAFATGLGSTDVAGAMALGETWFKVPPTIRATFTGTLPAYVGAKDLILTLIGAIGVDGALYRALEFDGAAIEALDVEGRMTMANMAIEAGGKAGLFAADAKTLTYCTTAGRTGDTAFSADAGAVYERELSFDVTGMTPVVACPHLPDNVKPVSEVKDVTVQQVVIGSCTNGRIGDLREAAAVLRGRKVSRDVRCIVLPATPGIWRQALREGLIETFMEAGCIVGPATCGPCLGGHMGILADGERAIATTNRNFKGRMGSLESEVYLSGPATAAASAVTGVITDPSTL, translated from the coding sequence ATGGCTCACACGCTTGCACAGAAGATACTGCAAAGGCACACCGACGAAGCCATCACCGATGCCGGGCAGATCGTACGCTGCCGCGTCTCGATGGTGCTGGCCAACGACATCACGGCCCCGCTGGCCATCAAATCCTTCCGGGCCATGGGTGCGAAGCGCGTCTTCGACAAGGACCGCGTGGCACTGGTCATGGACCACTTCACCCCGCAGAAGGACATCGAGGCGGCACAGCAGGTGAAGCTCACCCGCGAATTCGCCCGCGAGATGGGCGTGACCCACTACTACGAAGGCGGCGACTGCGGCGTGGAACACGCGCTCTTGCCTGAACTCGGTCTCGTGGGGCCGGGCGACGTGGTGGTGGGGGCCGACAGCCACACCTGCACCTACGGCGGCCTCGGGGCGTTCGCCACGGGTCTCGGTTCCACCGACGTGGCAGGTGCCATGGCCCTCGGCGAGACGTGGTTCAAGGTGCCGCCCACCATCCGTGCCACCTTCACGGGCACGCTGCCCGCCTATGTGGGAGCCAAGGACCTCATCCTCACGCTCATCGGTGCCATCGGCGTCGACGGTGCGCTGTACCGCGCACTGGAGTTCGACGGTGCGGCCATCGAAGCCCTCGACGTGGAAGGTCGCATGACCATGGCGAACATGGCCATCGAAGCTGGCGGCAAGGCCGGACTCTTCGCCGCCGACGCCAAGACGCTCACGTACTGCACCACCGCCGGACGCACGGGTGATACGGCGTTCAGCGCCGACGCCGGGGCGGTGTACGAGCGCGAACTCTCCTTCGACGTGACGGGCATGACCCCGGTGGTCGCCTGCCCGCACCTGCCCGACAACGTGAAGCCCGTCTCCGAGGTGAAGGACGTGACCGTGCAGCAGGTGGTCATCGGGTCGTGCACCAACGGGCGCATCGGCGACCTGCGCGAAGCGGCTGCCGTCCTGCGCGGGCGCAAGGTGTCGCGTGACGTGCGCTGCATCGTCCTGCCCGCCACCCCCGGCATCTGGCGTCAGGCACTGCGCGAGGGACTCATCGAGACCTTCATGGAAGCGGGCTGCATCGTCGGCCCCGCCACCTGCGGCCCCTGCCTTGGCGGACACATGGGCATCCTCGCCGACGGCGAGCGCGCCATCGCCACCACCAACCGCAACTTCAAGGGGCGCATGGGCAGTCTCGAGTCGGAGGTCTACCTCTCCGGGCCTGCCACGGCTGCCGCCTCCGCCGTCACCGGCGTCATCACCGACCCCTCAACCCTCTAG
- a CDS encoding 3-isopropylmalate dehydratase small subunit translates to MRYAGTAHKVGDHIDTDAIIPARFLVTTDAQKLGENCMEGLEHGWVARVKSGDIMVGGRNFGCGSSREHAPIAILGAGMPVVVAHSFARIFYRNGFNMGLLLLEVGDDVDKIADGDDIEVDAASGVITNRTTGATITCAPVPQSMRELLDTGGLVPYVRARLERENG, encoded by the coding sequence ATGCGTTACGCAGGAACGGCCCACAAGGTGGGCGACCATATCGATACCGACGCCATCATCCCGGCGCGCTTCCTCGTCACCACCGATGCGCAGAAGCTCGGCGAGAACTGCATGGAGGGGCTCGAACACGGCTGGGTGGCGCGCGTGAAATCCGGCGACATCATGGTGGGCGGCCGCAACTTCGGGTGCGGTTCGTCGCGCGAACACGCCCCCATCGCCATCCTCGGTGCGGGAATGCCCGTAGTGGTGGCGCACAGCTTCGCACGCATCTTCTACCGCAACGGCTTCAACATGGGCCTGCTGCTGCTTGAGGTGGGCGACGATGTCGACAAGATAGCGGACGGTGACGACATCGAGGTCGATGCCGCATCGGGCGTCATCACCAATCGCACCACGGGTGCCACCATCACCTGCGCACCCGTGCCGCAATCCATGCGCGAATTGCTGGATACGGGCGGGCTCGTGCCTTACGTCCGCGCACGCCTCGAAAGGGAGAACGGCTAG
- a CDS encoding damage-control phosphatase ARMT1 family protein produces MRTSLECLPCMMRQALRVLHLAVPDTMPADAEAPDTSGQPAAPLRAEGPCTPCTEAERTGTGAAAASPCTTSTARAAHARREAIAKRFMERVSRLDFAESPPGVLRHLYGMVREETGVADPYAVEKAAANARALELLPGLRERVRKAEDPLLTALHLSVIGNYLDAGTGIEFDWEGALEREQSRDLAAGGTYARFSQKVRQGAGVVVVGDNCGEIALDTLLVSELLRKGCNVTYAVRDVPVLNDATLEDADAVGMTALCRVVSSGCDAPGTVADRCSPAFLTLLARADVILAKGQGNYEGMNTTHPDAFYAFKAKCPVIARELSVPQGTTMFRNA; encoded by the coding sequence ATGCGTACCAGCCTCGAATGCCTTCCCTGCATGATGCGGCAGGCGCTGCGCGTGTTGCACCTTGCCGTGCCCGACACCATGCCCGCCGATGCGGAGGCACCGGACACGTCCGGGCAGCCCGCCGCGCCCCTGCGGGCCGAGGGGCCGTGTACCCCCTGCACTGAAGCGGAACGCACCGGAACAGGCGCTGCGGCAGCATCCCCCTGTACAACAAGCACGGCACGCGCCGCACACGCGCGGCGCGAGGCCATCGCCAAGCGCTTCATGGAACGGGTGTCGCGTCTCGACTTCGCCGAATCGCCCCCCGGAGTGCTGCGCCATCTCTACGGCATGGTGCGCGAGGAGACCGGCGTGGCCGACCCCTACGCCGTCGAGAAAGCTGCGGCCAATGCACGGGCACTGGAACTTCTTCCAGGGCTGCGTGAACGGGTGCGTAAGGCGGAAGACCCGCTTCTCACGGCACTGCATCTCTCGGTCATCGGCAACTACCTCGATGCCGGAACGGGTATCGAGTTCGACTGGGAAGGTGCGCTTGAACGCGAACAGTCCCGGGACCTTGCAGCGGGCGGCACATACGCCCGCTTCAGCCAGAAAGTGCGGCAGGGTGCCGGTGTCGTCGTTGTCGGCGACAACTGCGGCGAAATCGCGCTCGACACGCTGCTGGTCTCTGAACTTCTGCGGAAGGGCTGCAACGTGACCTACGCCGTACGCGACGTGCCCGTACTCAACGACGCCACGCTTGAGGATGCCGACGCGGTGGGCATGACAGCCCTGTGCCGCGTGGTCTCTTCAGGGTGCGACGCCCCCGGCACTGTCGCCGACCGCTGTTCGCCAGCCTTTCTCACGCTGCTGGCAAGGGCCGACGTGATTCTCGCCAAGGGACAGGGCAATTACGAGGGCATGAACACCACACACCCCGACGCCTTCTACGCGTTCAAGGCCAAATGCCCGGTCATCGCCCGCGAACTCTCTGTTCCGCAGGGCACGACCATGTTCCGCAACGCATGA
- the leuB gene encoding 3-isopropylmalate dehydrogenase, protein MHMNICLLPGDGIGPEIVAQGTKVLDAVARRFGHTVSTSSALIGGAAIDATGSPLPDATVEACRTSDAVLLGAVGGPKWDDLPSEKRPEKGLLGIRKALGLFANLRPAALFPELAGACLLRADIAAAGLDLVVVRELTGDVYFGQPAGIETRDGLRTGFNTMIYDEDEVRRIARVAFDTARARKRRVCSVDKANVLATSRLWREVVEEVARDYPDVELSHMYVDNAAMQLVRWPAQFDVIVTGNLFGDILSDEAAVITGSIGMLPSASMGSGGPALFEPIHGSAPDIAGQDKANPIATILSVGMMLRLGFGLAAEADAIDAAVRRVLAEGYRTGDIMENGRTLVGTVSMGNLIAERI, encoded by the coding sequence ATGCACATGAACATATGCCTTCTGCCAGGTGACGGCATCGGCCCGGAAATCGTGGCGCAGGGCACCAAGGTGCTGGACGCCGTGGCACGCCGCTTCGGTCACACGGTGAGCACCTCCTCCGCCCTCATCGGCGGCGCTGCCATCGACGCCACCGGGTCGCCGCTGCCCGACGCCACCGTGGAAGCGTGCCGCACCAGTGACGCCGTACTGCTGGGCGCCGTGGGCGGCCCGAAATGGGACGACCTGCCCAGCGAGAAACGCCCGGAGAAGGGACTGCTCGGCATACGCAAGGCCCTTGGACTGTTCGCGAACCTCCGTCCCGCCGCCCTTTTCCCCGAACTGGCAGGGGCGTGCCTGCTGCGTGCAGACATCGCCGCTGCGGGGCTCGACCTCGTGGTGGTGCGCGAACTCACGGGCGACGTCTATTTCGGGCAGCCTGCCGGAATCGAGACGCGCGACGGCCTGCGTACCGGCTTCAACACCATGATCTATGACGAGGATGAGGTGCGCCGCATCGCCCGCGTTGCGTTCGACACCGCACGGGCACGCAAGCGGCGGGTCTGCTCCGTGGACAAGGCCAACGTGCTCGCCACGTCGCGCCTGTGGCGCGAGGTCGTCGAAGAGGTGGCCCGCGACTACCCCGATGTGGAACTCTCGCACATGTACGTCGACAACGCCGCCATGCAGCTTGTGCGCTGGCCCGCACAGTTCGACGTCATCGTCACCGGCAACCTCTTCGGCGACATCCTCTCCGACGAGGCGGCCGTCATCACGGGTTCCATCGGCATGTTGCCCTCGGCCTCCATGGGGTCTGGCGGCCCTGCCCTGTTCGAGCCCATCCACGGTTCGGCACCCGACATCGCCGGACAGGACAAGGCCAACCCCATCGCCACCATCCTGTCGGTGGGCATGATGCTGCGCCTCGGCTTCGGGCTGGCCGCAGAAGCAGACGCCATCGACGCGGCGGTACGCCGTGTTCTCGCGGAAGGCTACCGCACCGGCGACATCATGGAGAACGGTCGCACCCTCGTGGGTACCGTGAGCATGGGCAACCTCATCGCCGAACGCATCTGA
- the pspC gene encoding envelope stress response membrane protein PspC, with translation MSRYHGRRGQCRDGFGSYGASRLYRARDGKFMGVCQGLADHFCLSVFWVRVLVVFAALFSGFWPVLGIYVLMGLILKPRPVLPFETDSDRRFYDDCVRSRTSALARLKERCERLDNRLRRMEDVVTRRDFDWERRFRTGT, from the coding sequence ATGAGCCGCTATCACGGACGACGCGGTCAATGCCGCGACGGTTTCGGTTCCTATGGTGCTTCGCGACTGTACCGCGCCCGCGACGGAAAGTTCATGGGCGTGTGTCAGGGGCTTGCCGACCATTTCTGCCTGTCGGTATTCTGGGTGCGGGTGCTGGTGGTCTTCGCCGCCCTCTTTTCCGGATTCTGGCCTGTTCTCGGCATCTATGTTCTGATGGGGCTGATACTCAAGCCGCGCCCGGTACTGCCTTTCGAGACGGACAGCGATCGCAGGTTCTATGATGACTGCGTCCGTTCGCGCACGTCGGCCCTTGCGAGGCTCAAGGAACGTTGCGAGAGGCTCGACAACAGGTTGCGCCGGATGGAGGACGTGGTGACGCGCCGCGACTTCGACTGGGAACGGCGCTTCAGGACGGGCACGTAG
- the pspB gene encoding envelope stress response membrane protein PspB: MFHGQLMVDGLEPVVHGMGSFMMLWFVVLPALVAVLLLVLIARMFRSRGSESAATDDVRLLQELHSTMDRLERRVEALETLLADDARRDDNGWRGGGRP; encoded by the coding sequence ATGTTTCACGGACAGTTGATGGTCGATGGTCTTGAACCGGTGGTGCACGGCATGGGATCGTTCATGATGCTCTGGTTTGTGGTGTTGCCCGCGCTCGTGGCGGTTCTTCTGCTGGTGCTCATTGCCCGTATGTTCCGTTCGCGTGGCAGTGAAAGTGCCGCCACCGACGATGTGCGCCTGTTGCAGGAGTTGCACAGCACCATGGACAGGCTTGAACGCCGGGTCGAGGCGCTGGAGACCCTTCTCGCAGACGATGCGCGCCGCGATGACAACGGCTGGCGCGGAGGAGGCAGACCATGA
- the pspA gene encoding phage shock protein PspA yields the protein MGIFSRFKDIVSSNINAMLDRAEDPEKLIRLMIREMEETLVELKAACARTMAECRRLGREGEEAERQVSLWDRRAELALDSGREDLAREALLERRRATEHVEALTRETEECEALVARTQEDMDVLEQKLVTAREKQRLLAQRHVHARARRQAREESRRAASFDVMERFETMERRVEHMEAEADAVRVPRSGGAGGVFADLETRDAIERDLAALRQRMGRDG from the coding sequence ATGGGCATCTTTTCCCGATTCAAGGACATCGTCTCTTCCAATATCAACGCCATGCTCGACCGGGCCGAAGACCCGGAGAAGCTCATCCGTCTCATGATTCGCGAGATGGAGGAGACACTGGTGGAACTCAAGGCCGCATGCGCCCGCACCATGGCGGAGTGCCGCAGGCTGGGCCGTGAGGGTGAAGAGGCTGAACGTCAGGTGTCTCTGTGGGACAGGCGTGCCGAACTCGCGCTCGATTCCGGACGCGAAGACCTTGCGCGCGAGGCATTGCTCGAACGCCGTCGTGCCACGGAACATGTCGAAGCCCTCACCCGCGAGACGGAAGAGTGCGAGGCGCTGGTCGCCCGCACGCAAGAGGACATGGACGTGCTGGAACAGAAGCTTGTCACGGCACGCGAGAAGCAGCGCCTGCTCGCCCAGAGGCATGTCCATGCCCGTGCGCGGCGTCAGGCACGCGAAGAATCACGCCGCGCCGCGTCGTTCGACGTCATGGAGCGTTTCGAGACCATGGAACGCCGGGTCGAGCACATGGAAGCCGAGGCCGACGCCGTGCGTGTTCCGCGTTCGGGCGGGGCTGGCGGGGTGTTCGCCGACCTTGAGACACGCGACGCCATCGAACGCGACCTCGCAGCCCTGCGTCAGAGGATGGGGCGGGATGGCTGA